CCGCCGGACGACCAGGAGACCACCCCGCCGACCGGGTCGGTGATGGTGATCGAGGTGTTGTTGAAGCTCGACTTGATGTGCGCGTGTCCGGCCGCGATGTTCTTGCGCTCACGCTTGCGGATCCGGTCGCCCGTTGCCTTCTTCTTGACCACTCGCTACCGCTCCTTAGCCCTTCTTCCCGACCTTCTTCCGCTTCCCGGCGACCGCCTTGCGCGGACCCTTCCGGGTGCGGGAGTTGGTGCGCGTCCTCTGACCCCGGACCGGGAGCCCCATGACGTGGCGCCGGCCCTGGTAGGACTGGATCTCGATCTTGCGCCGGATCGACTGCTGGACCTCCCGACGGAGCTCGCCCTCGACGGTGAGGTTCGCGTCGATCCACTCGCGGATCCTGGCCACCTCTTCGTCGGTGAGGTCGCGGATCTTGCGCTCGGGACCCACGTTCGTGCGCTCGCAGATGTCCTTGGCCGTCGTCGGCCCTACCCCGAAGATGTAGGTCAGCGCCACGTCCGCGCGCTTGTCGCGTGGAAGGTCTACTCCGGCGATTCGGGCCATGTCACGCTCCTTGCCGCTGCTTGTGGCGGGGGTTCTCGCATATGACGAGCACCCGCCCCCGGCGGCGGATCACCTTGCACTTGTCACACATCTTCTTCACCGACGCGCGAACCTTCACGAGCTCACTCCGTTCGAAGTTGGACCGCGATCGACCGCGGTCGGGCCTTCCCGGGGCACGCCTCCGGACGCGCGGAGACGGCAAACAGGTAGTCTACCGGACCCGAAGCCTTCCGTCGACCGCCCGACCAGGTCATCTGGGCCCTGCCTCGATGGCCTCGTCGATCCGCTTGCTGACCTCGTCGAGCTCACCACAGCCGTCGACGGACACCAGGTTACCCCGCTCCCGGAAGTAGTCGTACAGACCGTCCGTCTGCTGGTGGAAGACCTGCAACCGCCGGCGGACCGTCTCGGGCTCGTCGTCCGGACGGGTGGCCAGCTTCGTGCCGTCCTCGTCGCAGACCTCGTCCACGGCGGGGGGGTCGTAGTGCATGTGGTAGGTCCGCTGGCAGGAGGGGCAGGTCCGGCGCCCGGTCAGCCGGCGCTCGACCTCGTCGTCCGGCACGTCCAGCCCGATGACGATCTGGAGCGGCCGCTGCTCGGTGTCGAGCTCCAGGTCCAGCGCCTTTGCCTGCTCGATCGTGCGGGGGAAACCGTCCAGGACGAACCCGTCCGCCCCGAGCTCGTTGAGGTGCTCGGAGATGAACCAGATCATGATCTCGTCGGGGACGTACTCGCCCCGATCCATGTAGGCCTTCGCCTTCAGTCCGATCGGGCTGCGGTCTGCCGCCGCCTGGCGGAGCAGCTCGCCGGACGCCACGTGAGGCACGCCCAGGCGTTCCGCGAGCTTGCGGGCCTGGGTCCCCTTGCCGGCGCCGGGCGGTCCTAGGAGGAGCAAACGCAACGCTGGTCCCACTCCTGTCCGAATCGGGTGGTGGTGCCTACTTCAGGAAACCTTCGTAGTGGCGCATC
This genomic stretch from Actinomycetota bacterium harbors:
- a CDS encoding adenylate kinase — protein: MRLLLLGPPGAGKGTQARKLAERLGVPHVASGELLRQAAADRSPIGLKAKAYMDRGEYVPDEIMIWFISEHLNELGADGFVLDGFPRTIEQAKALDLELDTEQRPLQIVIGLDVPDDEVERRLTGRRTCPSCQRTYHMHYDPPAVDEVCDEDGTKLATRPDDEPETVRRRLQVFHQQTDGLYDYFRERGNLVSVDGCGELDEVSKRIDEAIEAGPR
- the rpsM gene encoding 30S ribosomal protein S13; the encoded protein is MARIAGVDLPRDKRADVALTYIFGVGPTTAKDICERTNVGPERKIRDLTDEEVARIREWIDANLTVEGELRREVQQSIRRKIEIQSYQGRRHVMGLPVRGQRTRTNSRTRKGPRKAVAGKRKKVGKKG
- the rpmJ gene encoding 50S ribosomal protein L36, whose product is MKVRASVKKMCDKCKVIRRRGRVLVICENPRHKQRQGA